In the genome of Dickeya fangzhongdai, one region contains:
- a CDS encoding (R)-mandelonitrile lyase, whose translation MTGKIRYFGLLLPLFTFSSWAVEQNVPVHITPAGSQNAVYGPAENFTGRVWVDPLFKPDKDMRVSGAYVTFEPGARSAWHTHPAGQRLIVTSGVGLTQQEGQPVQIIRSGDVVSCPPGVKHWHGAASGCAMTPLAITGIVDGKSVNWMEKVTDEQYHAH comes from the coding sequence ATGACCGGAAAAATACGTTACTTCGGGCTGTTACTACCCCTCTTCACTTTTTCATCCTGGGCGGTGGAGCAAAATGTCCCCGTTCATATTACCCCCGCCGGAAGTCAGAACGCGGTATATGGGCCAGCGGAGAATTTTACCGGACGCGTCTGGGTAGATCCGCTGTTCAAGCCTGATAAGGACATGCGTGTTTCGGGGGCTTACGTCACTTTTGAGCCAGGTGCTCGCTCCGCCTGGCATACGCACCCAGCAGGTCAGCGGCTTATTGTGACCTCCGGCGTAGGGCTGACGCAGCAGGAAGGCCAGCCGGTACAGATAATTCGTTCTGGTGATGTCGTGTCATGCCCCCCTGGTGTCAAACACTGGCATGGTGCAGCCTCCGGCTGCGCCATGACGCCCCTGGCGATAACCGGGATCGTGGATGGGAAAAGCGTTAACTGGATGGAGAAAGTGACTGATGAACAATACCACGCCCATTAA
- a CDS encoding NAD(P)H-dependent flavin oxidoreductase has translation MQNQKNRICQILGIEKPVIQGPLSWLTDARLVAAVSNAGGLGVLGPNAGLTAETAVSTPEETAEKMREEIRKTKALTEKPFGVNLIPMPENDVWTLPILQVIKEEGVRVVVYTGYSEGSIIPGLFDELKDAGISIIYRDINPSPENTRLAEAAGADIIVATGFDEGGTLPGKALGTFSIVPLIADAVQHVPVLAAGGISDSRTARAAHALGASGVFAGSVFISTEESRVPQSVKDKIVDSDGLDMLLFRTQPAYYRSLPGKLAEKLVQMDKAGASNEELGKTMGGLRGLRIGMLEGNTDEGYISLGTGIGAIRGVKSVADVVNELAP, from the coding sequence ATGCAAAATCAAAAGAACCGTATCTGCCAGATTTTGGGCATTGAAAAACCCGTCATCCAGGGGCCATTATCCTGGCTTACCGACGCCCGTTTGGTCGCCGCTGTCAGCAATGCCGGGGGCTTGGGCGTTCTGGGACCAAACGCAGGTCTAACGGCTGAAACCGCCGTATCCACACCGGAAGAAACCGCTGAAAAAATGCGCGAAGAAATTCGTAAAACCAAAGCACTTACCGAAAAACCTTTTGGTGTTAACCTGATCCCAATGCCGGAGAATGACGTATGGACCCTGCCAATATTGCAGGTGATTAAGGAAGAAGGGGTGAGGGTGGTTGTTTATACCGGCTATAGCGAAGGCTCGATAATCCCCGGGCTGTTTGACGAACTGAAAGACGCGGGCATCAGCATCATCTATCGCGACATCAATCCCTCCCCCGAAAACACCCGCCTCGCCGAAGCCGCAGGGGCGGATATTATTGTCGCCACCGGTTTTGACGAAGGCGGAACGTTACCAGGAAAGGCCCTGGGCACGTTTTCCATCGTCCCGCTGATCGCCGATGCTGTTCAACATGTTCCTGTGCTGGCGGCGGGGGGGATCTCCGATAGCCGTACCGCCAGAGCGGCCCATGCCTTAGGGGCAAGCGGGGTCTTCGCAGGTTCCGTATTCATCAGCACGGAAGAAAGCCGCGTACCCCAGTCGGTAAAAGACAAGATCGTCGATTCCGACGGACTGGATATGCTGCTTTTCCGCACGCAGCCCGCCTACTATCGCTCGCTGCCCGGCAAGCTGGCAGAGAAACTGGTGCAGATGGACAAAGCGGGCGCCAGTAACGAAGAGCTTGGCAAAACGATGGGCGGTCTACGCGGTTTGCGGATCGGTATGCTCGAAGGAAATACCGACGAAGGCTATATCTCACTGGGCACCGGCATCGGCGCTATCCGGGGCGTAAAAAGCGTCGCTGACGTGGTTAATGAATTAGCTCCGTGA
- a CDS encoding DUF1852 domain-containing protein produces the protein MTKNFTFTIKNSCFDENYNPSENTRITTNFANLARGTSRQENLRNTLVMIDNRFNTLAYWDNPKGDRYSVELEIISVDMHIADNNATFPAIEILKTNIIDKKTNQRIEGIVGNNFSSYVRDYDFSVLLLEHNNSQSEFSIPDNFGDLHGNIFKYFVNSQEYKDKFSKLPVICLSVSSKETYHRTRNQHPVLGIEYQPNGSSLTEQYFEKMGLQVRYFMPQNSVAPLAFYFFGDLLSDYTDLELISTISTMETFQKIYRPEIYNANSAAGQYYCPNLNHHDHSLTKIVYDREERSQLAIKQGKFTEEHFIKPYKNILEQWSAHYAR, from the coding sequence ATGACTAAAAATTTTACATTTACGATTAAAAACAGTTGCTTCGATGAGAACTATAACCCCTCCGAAAATACGCGTATTACTACCAACTTTGCGAATTTGGCCAGAGGAACGAGCCGCCAGGAGAACTTACGCAATACATTAGTGATGATTGACAATCGCTTCAATACATTGGCGTATTGGGATAACCCCAAAGGTGACCGTTATTCCGTCGAACTTGAAATCATTTCTGTTGATATGCACATTGCCGACAATAACGCCACCTTCCCGGCAATTGAAATTTTGAAAACAAACATCATTGATAAAAAAACAAACCAACGGATTGAAGGTATTGTAGGCAATAACTTCTCGTCTTACGTGCGTGATTATGATTTTAGTGTGTTGTTGTTAGAGCATAATAATAGTCAATCCGAATTTAGCATTCCCGATAACTTTGGCGATTTGCATGGAAATATATTTAAATATTTCGTCAATTCGCAGGAATACAAAGACAAATTTAGCAAATTGCCGGTAATATGCTTAAGTGTTTCCAGCAAAGAAACCTATCATAGAACGAGAAACCAGCATCCTGTATTGGGCATCGAGTACCAGCCAAATGGTTCTTCTTTAACCGAACAGTATTTCGAAAAAATGGGGCTACAGGTTCGCTACTTTATGCCACAAAATAGTGTGGCGCCTTTGGCTTTTTATTTCTTTGGTGATTTACTGAGTGATTACACAGATCTTGAGCTTATCAGTACCATCAGCACAATGGAGACGTTCCAAAAAATCTACCGCCCTGAGATTTACAATGCGAACTCCGCTGCCGGGCAATACTATTGCCCCAACCTGAATCATCATGATCATTCATTAACAAAAATTGTTTATGATCGGGAAGAGCGCAGCCAGTTGGCCATTAAGCAAGGGAAGTTTACTGAAGAGCACTTCATCAAACCGTACAAAAATATTCTTGAGCAATGGTCGGCTCATTACGCGCGCTAA
- the pptA gene encoding tautomerase PptA: protein MPHVAIKYFPRNLPETVKQDLANEISELLKKYLNAEDKSISVALTEIVPERWKDAVYDIEIGPELANLTKKPGYTL, encoded by the coding sequence ATGCCACATGTTGCCATCAAGTATTTCCCCCGCAATCTGCCGGAAACCGTCAAACAGGATTTGGCAAACGAAATCAGCGAATTGCTCAAGAAGTACCTGAACGCGGAAGACAAGTCGATCTCGGTTGCCCTGACGGAAATCGTGCCGGAGCGCTGGAAAGACGCGGTTTACGATATCGAAATCGGGCCGGAACTGGCTAATCTCACCAAAAAGCCGGGATATACGCTGTAA
- a CDS encoding heavy metal sensor histidine kinase, translated as MLKRAISVHLALMFALSALLIVSVIGILLRSSLHDSLQKQMHNELLFRESLMSSWIAARTSAEGWSTLANKFTVLANSEGERVRYWIVSDNPRFSVGGTPPVGVQWSSLQEGFNKMPGASDGACSLFLLVKTIPANGERPEVRYVVAIDSTPYMGTLDAFTRTLLVIAALGVFIVALLGYLVSRIGLRPVVALSKQAQHLAPGDHGQRLDTTALPEELQQLASSFNGVLTRQEIAWRQLESFNADVAHELRTPLTNLIGQTQLGLSRRRSYDELEELLGSNLEELERMTSIVNDMLFLSHAHAGEYASQLMLVSLREETLKTAEYVEPSFAEKQLTLDVEGDVTAHIDRRLFHRSLANLLENSARHSPPQSTITVRLSEKNNHACVEVSNPGNPIALEHVNRLFERFYRVDSSRARSDTHHGLGLSIVRAVAIMHRGDVFARSEDGINTFGLTFAISRS; from the coding sequence ATGCTTAAGCGCGCCATTTCGGTCCATCTGGCACTGATGTTTGCGTTATCCGCGCTTCTGATTGTTTCCGTCATCGGTATTCTGCTCAGAAGCTCATTGCATGACTCGCTGCAAAAACAGATGCACAACGAGCTGTTATTTCGGGAATCATTAATGAGCTCGTGGATTGCAGCGCGAACCTCGGCTGAGGGCTGGTCTACGCTGGCGAATAAATTTACCGTATTAGCCAATTCTGAAGGTGAGCGCGTTCGCTACTGGATAGTGAGCGATAACCCACGTTTCAGTGTGGGCGGAACGCCGCCTGTGGGTGTTCAGTGGTCTTCTTTGCAGGAAGGTTTTAACAAAATGCCCGGCGCATCGGACGGCGCATGCTCACTTTTTCTGCTGGTGAAAACGATCCCCGCAAACGGCGAAAGGCCTGAGGTGCGCTATGTGGTTGCCATCGACTCCACGCCGTACATGGGGACACTGGATGCGTTCACGCGTACCCTGCTGGTTATTGCCGCGCTGGGTGTGTTTATCGTAGCGCTGCTGGGATATCTAGTCTCAAGAATCGGTCTGCGTCCGGTGGTGGCGCTCAGTAAACAGGCGCAACATCTCGCCCCGGGAGATCATGGACAACGCCTTGATACCACGGCATTACCCGAAGAATTACAGCAGCTCGCTTCATCATTTAACGGTGTGCTGACGCGTCAGGAGATCGCCTGGCGGCAGCTCGAAAGCTTTAATGCTGATGTAGCCCACGAACTTCGCACTCCTCTCACCAACCTGATTGGTCAAACGCAGTTGGGGCTATCACGCCGACGTTCGTACGATGAGCTGGAAGAGTTACTGGGTTCAAACCTCGAAGAGCTTGAGCGGATGACATCAATCGTTAACGATATGCTTTTCCTGTCCCATGCTCACGCCGGTGAATATGCCTCCCAGCTTATGCTGGTCTCCCTGCGTGAAGAAACGCTTAAAACGGCGGAATATGTTGAGCCCTCCTTTGCTGAAAAACAGCTTACCCTGGACGTTGAAGGCGATGTGACAGCCCATATTGATCGACGGTTATTCCACCGCTCCCTCGCCAATTTACTGGAAAACAGTGCAAGGCATTCGCCCCCCCAAAGTACGATTACCGTTCGGTTGAGCGAAAAAAATAATCACGCCTGCGTTGAGGTTTCGAACCCAGGCAATCCCATTGCTCTGGAGCATGTAAACCGGCTTTTTGAACGTTTTTATCGGGTTGACTCCTCCCGGGCCAGGAGCGACACCCATCATGGTCTGGGGTTATCGATCGTACGCGCCGTCGCCATTATGCACCGGGGAGACGTCTTTGCGCGTAGTGAGGACGGTATCAATACATTTGGGCTGACCTTTGCGATATCACGGAGCTAA
- a CDS encoding heavy metal response regulator transcription factor produces MRLLLVEDEEKTSTYLSRALGESGFTVDVSADGAEGLHYALEFDYDAIILDVMLPGMDGYRVLEGVRASKQTPVLMLSARGSVDERVKGLRLGADDYLPKPFSLIELVARIQALVRRRSTDGADITQLQINDLHLDLLARRVFRAGTRLELTAKEFSLLSLLARHQGEILSKMMIAEQVWDMNFDSDANVVEVAIKRLRAKVDTPFDVKLLHTVRGMGYVLEVRCE; encoded by the coding sequence ATGCGGCTGTTGCTAGTCGAGGATGAGGAAAAAACATCAACCTATCTCAGCCGTGCGCTGGGTGAATCCGGGTTTACAGTAGATGTTTCAGCGGATGGGGCCGAAGGTCTTCATTACGCACTGGAATTCGACTACGACGCGATAATCCTCGATGTAATGTTACCGGGAATGGATGGTTATCGGGTACTGGAAGGCGTACGAGCCAGTAAACAGACCCCTGTATTGATGTTATCTGCACGGGGATCGGTCGACGAGCGCGTCAAAGGGCTTCGGCTTGGCGCTGATGATTATCTCCCTAAACCTTTCTCGCTCATTGAGCTGGTGGCGCGCATTCAGGCGCTGGTGCGTCGCCGCTCAACCGATGGAGCGGATATCACACAACTGCAAATTAACGATCTCCATCTTGATCTGCTGGCTCGTCGGGTATTTCGTGCCGGAACGCGACTGGAACTGACGGCGAAAGAGTTTTCTCTACTGAGCCTTCTGGCCCGTCATCAGGGGGAAATTCTGTCAAAGATGATGATCGCCGAGCAGGTATGGGACATGAATTTCGACAGCGACGCCAACGTGGTTGAAGTCGCCATTAAACGCCTGCGGGCCAAAGTTGATACTCCGTTCGATGTTAAATTGCTGCATACCGTACGCGGTATGGGGTACGTCCTCGAAGTCAGGTGCGAATAA
- a CDS encoding methionine synthase: MKTLLPTSTAGSLPKPSWLAEPEKLWSPWKLQNDELIEGKKDALSLSLFDQLRAGIDIVSDGEQTRQHFVTTFIEHLSGVDFEKREVVKIRNRYDASVPTVVGAVARQKPVFVEDAKFLRQLTKQPIKWALPGPMTMIDTLYDNHYKSREKLAWEFAKILNQEAKELEAAGVDIIQFDEPAFNVFFDEVNDWGIAALEKAIEGLKCETAVHICYGYGIKANTDWKKTLGSEWRQYEEAFPKLQTSAIDIISLECHNSRVPMDLLELIRGKKVMVGAIDVATNTIETPEEVANTLRKALQFVDADKLYPSTNCGMAPLSRRVATGKLNALSAGADIIRRELSAQ; the protein is encoded by the coding sequence ATGAAAACATTGCTACCTACCTCGACTGCTGGCAGTTTACCCAAGCCTTCCTGGCTCGCCGAGCCGGAGAAACTGTGGTCCCCCTGGAAATTACAAAACGACGAGTTGATTGAGGGGAAAAAAGATGCCTTAAGCTTGTCGCTGTTTGATCAACTGCGTGCAGGTATTGATATTGTCAGCGATGGCGAACAAACACGCCAACACTTTGTCACCACGTTTATTGAACACCTTAGCGGCGTGGATTTTGAGAAACGTGAAGTGGTTAAAATTCGTAATCGCTATGACGCGAGCGTACCGACAGTGGTCGGTGCGGTGGCGCGTCAAAAACCCGTGTTTGTTGAAGATGCCAAATTCTTACGTCAACTCACCAAGCAACCCATTAAATGGGCCTTGCCAGGGCCGATGACGATGATTGATACGCTCTATGATAACCACTATAAAAGCCGCGAAAAGCTCGCCTGGGAATTCGCAAAAATACTCAATCAGGAAGCGAAAGAATTAGAGGCTGCAGGTGTCGATATCATCCAGTTTGATGAGCCCGCATTTAATGTTTTCTTTGATGAAGTGAATGACTGGGGGATCGCCGCGTTAGAAAAAGCCATTGAAGGGCTGAAATGTGAAACGGCTGTACATATTTGCTATGGCTATGGCATCAAGGCCAATACCGATTGGAAAAAGACGCTGGGGTCAGAGTGGCGGCAATATGAAGAAGCATTTCCCAAACTGCAAACATCGGCTATCGATATCATCTCACTGGAATGCCATAACTCGCGTGTTCCAATGGATCTGCTTGAGCTGATTCGCGGTAAAAAAGTCATGGTAGGGGCCATTGATGTGGCAACCAATACGATAGAGACACCAGAGGAAGTCGCCAATACGCTACGAAAAGCACTTCAGTTTGTCGATGCCGACAAGCTCTATCCTTCGACCAACTGCGGTATGGCCCCCTTATCTCGTCGGGTAGCCACAGGCAAACTCAATGCGTTAAGTGCAGGCGCAGACATCATCCGCAGAGAGCTCTCTGCTCAATAA
- a CDS encoding ABC transporter ATP-binding protein: MKTYVSFKNIQKTYDGDRLVVKNLNLDIQEGEFLTMLGPSGSGKTTSLMMLAGFETPTQGEILLRDTPLHNLPPHQRGIGMVFQNYALFPHMTVAENLAFPLSIRRMNRSDIKDKVDRVLDRVKLTNLADRYPAQMSGGQQQRVALARALVFEPRLVLMDEPLGALDKQLREHMQLEIKELHRALELTVVYVTHDQSEAMTMSDRVAVFNDGIIQQMDSPSDIYERPQNAFVAQFIGENNTLIGTQSGGDGDYYQAQLDDGTELRALKVRPSSPGRKIHLCIRPERVRVNASVLPDGAQQVRARIQQFIYLGDHVRMMTEVAGQSQFMVKLPASDVNPDWQIGSEINLSWQPEHLRALDAVTTH, translated from the coding sequence ATGAAAACCTACGTTAGCTTCAAAAATATTCAAAAAACCTACGATGGCGATCGTCTGGTGGTCAAAAATCTGAATCTGGATATTCAGGAAGGCGAGTTTCTGACCATGCTGGGCCCGTCCGGCTCCGGCAAAACCACCAGCCTGATGATGCTGGCCGGGTTTGAAACGCCGACACAGGGCGAAATTCTGCTGCGTGACACGCCGCTGCACAACCTGCCGCCGCACCAGCGCGGTATCGGCATGGTGTTTCAGAACTATGCGCTGTTCCCGCACATGACGGTGGCGGAAAACCTGGCGTTTCCGCTCTCCATTCGTCGCATGAACCGCAGCGATATCAAAGACAAAGTGGATCGGGTGCTGGACCGCGTCAAACTGACCAATCTGGCCGATCGTTACCCGGCGCAGATGTCCGGCGGTCAGCAACAGCGCGTGGCGCTGGCCAGAGCGCTGGTGTTCGAGCCGCGTCTGGTACTGATGGATGAACCGCTGGGCGCGCTGGACAAGCAGTTGCGCGAGCACATGCAGTTGGAAATCAAGGAGCTACACCGGGCGCTGGAACTCACCGTGGTGTACGTCACCCACGATCAGAGCGAAGCCATGACCATGTCGGACCGGGTCGCGGTCTTCAACGACGGGATTATTCAGCAGATGGACAGCCCCAGCGACATTTACGAACGCCCGCAGAATGCCTTCGTGGCGCAGTTTATCGGCGAAAACAACACGCTGATTGGCACCCAGTCCGGCGGCGACGGCGACTACTATCAGGCTCAGTTGGATGACGGCACCGAATTACGCGCGCTGAAAGTCCGCCCCAGCTCGCCGGGTAGGAAAATCCATTTGTGTATTCGCCCGGAGCGGGTACGGGTCAACGCCAGCGTACTGCCGGACGGCGCACAACAGGTCAGAGCCCGTATCCAGCAATTTATCTATCTCGGCGATCATGTGCGCATGATGACCGAGGTTGCCGGTCAATCGCAGTTTATGGTGAAACTGCCGGCCAGCGACGTTAACCCGGACTGGCAAATCGGCAGCGAAATCAATCTGTCCTGGCAGCCGGAACACCTGCGCGCGCTGGATGCAGTCACGACGCACTGA
- a CDS encoding aldo/keto reductase — MKSQHNPAMPERRKLLVAGAGIAAASLIPHASATGKSSQGEASRQGSQRSASPGKRKLGSLDVSAVGLGVQNMSRKYDTSVPWRPEMVSIIRRAFDEGVTFFDAAEAYGPFEVEKILGEGVAPFRDKIVIATKFGWNIDQQTGKRLPGLNSRPEHIRLVVENMLKRLRTDRIDLLYQHRVDPQVPIEDVAGVIKDLMDQGKVLHWGLSEMGINTLRRAHAVLPVTAVQSEYSMLWRGPEKHVLSTCEELGIGFVPWSPLGVQFLTGWIDENTRFAAGDFRATETRFSPDNRQHNLQLVALLKTWAVRKNAAPGQIALAWLLARKPWIVPIPGTTNKDHMLQNTAAARISLTSSEMTELTRSLDAITIQGQRLPDAVQVYSDVDAPLKS, encoded by the coding sequence ATGAAAAGTCAACACAACCCGGCGATGCCCGAGCGACGTAAGTTATTAGTTGCCGGGGCGGGTATCGCCGCAGCATCACTGATTCCTCATGCTTCAGCAACGGGGAAATCCTCTCAGGGTGAGGCCTCCAGACAAGGCAGCCAACGCTCAGCCTCACCGGGTAAACGTAAACTAGGCAGCCTTGACGTTTCTGCCGTGGGTCTGGGTGTCCAGAACATGAGCCGTAAATACGACACGTCTGTCCCGTGGCGTCCCGAAATGGTGAGCATTATCCGTCGGGCATTTGATGAGGGCGTGACGTTTTTTGATGCGGCTGAAGCTTATGGTCCCTTTGAGGTGGAGAAGATCCTGGGTGAAGGCGTCGCCCCTTTTCGGGACAAAATAGTTATCGCCACTAAATTTGGCTGGAACATCGATCAGCAGACGGGTAAGCGCCTGCCGGGCCTCAATAGCCGACCGGAGCATATCAGACTGGTCGTCGAAAATATGCTCAAACGCCTGCGTACCGATCGCATCGATTTGCTGTATCAGCACCGGGTGGATCCTCAGGTTCCGATCGAAGATGTCGCCGGTGTGATTAAGGATTTAATGGATCAGGGAAAAGTCCTGCACTGGGGTCTGTCAGAAATGGGGATTAATACGTTAAGACGAGCTCATGCGGTATTACCCGTCACAGCCGTACAAAGTGAATATTCCATGCTCTGGCGGGGTCCGGAAAAGCATGTGCTTTCGACATGCGAAGAGCTGGGGATAGGGTTTGTGCCATGGAGCCCATTGGGCGTGCAGTTTTTAACGGGCTGGATTGATGAGAATACCCGATTCGCTGCCGGTGATTTCCGCGCGACAGAAACTCGCTTCTCGCCTGACAACCGCCAGCACAACTTACAGTTAGTGGCATTACTGAAAACCTGGGCGGTAAGAAAAAATGCCGCACCGGGCCAGATTGCGCTGGCATGGTTACTGGCTCGCAAACCCTGGATTGTCCCGATCCCGGGCACCACAAACAAAGATCATATGCTGCAAAACACGGCCGCCGCACGGATCTCACTGACGTCTAGCGAAATGACCGAACTCACCCGTTCACTGGATGCCATCACTATTCAGGGTCAACGGTTGCCGGATGCGGTACAGGTTTATTCAGATGTAGACGCTCCGTTGAAAAGTTAA
- a CDS encoding glutathione S-transferase family protein has translation MLKILGKTTSINVRKVLWTCEEVGLDYVQEDYGSGFASTETDAFRAMNPNAMVPVLIDDEFVLWESNSICRYLARKAGRDDLLPNEAQACANVEHWMDWQATEFNNAWRYVFPALARKNPAYNDQNAIAAGIKEWNHCIGILEQQLQRTGAWAAGETFTLADVVLGLSVNRWKMTPFPHPEVPAIDAWFTRLNQRPAFLRHGNNGMV, from the coding sequence ATGCTTAAAATACTTGGCAAAACGACGTCAATAAATGTGCGCAAAGTGCTCTGGACCTGCGAGGAAGTGGGGCTGGATTATGTTCAGGAAGATTACGGTAGCGGGTTTGCCTCAACGGAAACCGATGCATTTCGCGCTATGAACCCAAACGCCATGGTGCCCGTGTTGATTGACGATGAATTCGTGCTGTGGGAATCGAATTCGATTTGCCGCTATCTGGCGCGCAAAGCCGGGCGCGATGACTTGCTCCCCAACGAAGCGCAGGCGTGCGCTAACGTCGAGCACTGGATGGACTGGCAGGCGACCGAGTTTAACAACGCCTGGCGTTATGTCTTCCCGGCCCTGGCGCGTAAGAACCCGGCCTATAACGATCAAAACGCGATTGCCGCAGGCATTAAAGAGTGGAATCACTGTATTGGTATTCTTGAACAACAACTCCAGCGCACCGGCGCATGGGCGGCAGGTGAGACGTTTACGCTGGCCGATGTGGTGCTCGGACTGTCGGTGAATCGCTGGAAAATGACACCGTTTCCCCACCCTGAAGTCCCTGCCATTGATGCGTGGTTTACGCGCTTGAATCAGCGACCGGCATTCTTGCGTCATGGGAATAATGGTATGGTCTAA
- a CDS encoding LysR family transcriptional regulator — MNLFESIKIFIEIIESGSLTQAAENLQLHRPAVTKALQQLEQHSGVRLMQRTTRRIYLTPDGEEFYRRSKPLLVQADDLLESFAPERALHGQLRVDMPIAFATLLIVPNLPDFYRENPGIEIILSCSDLRRDMLHDGLDCVLRVGELEDGEYIARPMGNIKMTTCASPAYLAAYGKPDTLESLKQHQAVNWINSSNRRIMPWIFQTASGTEEIQLPGKLVLDNTEAYTAAGLAGLGLLQGMTFFLQPYLDSGSLVEVLPDYPAPDRKLSLLYPHRHLSRKVRVFAEWLERLL, encoded by the coding sequence ATTAATCTTTTTGAATCAATTAAGATTTTTATCGAAATTATCGAATCCGGCAGCCTTACCCAAGCGGCAGAAAACTTGCAGCTCCACCGTCCTGCCGTGACCAAAGCGTTGCAGCAGTTGGAGCAACACAGCGGCGTTCGTTTAATGCAGCGAACCACTCGCCGAATTTACCTGACGCCTGATGGCGAAGAATTTTATCGCCGCAGCAAACCCTTACTGGTGCAGGCGGATGACCTACTGGAGTCATTCGCCCCAGAACGCGCACTGCACGGGCAACTGCGTGTAGATATGCCAATCGCTTTCGCAACGTTACTGATCGTACCCAACCTGCCTGATTTTTACCGCGAAAACCCCGGTATCGAGATCATTCTGAGCTGTTCTGACCTCCGCCGGGATATGCTGCATGATGGCCTGGATTGTGTGCTGCGCGTGGGGGAACTGGAAGATGGAGAGTATATCGCCCGGCCGATGGGCAATATAAAAATGACGACCTGCGCAAGCCCGGCTTATCTTGCCGCTTATGGTAAGCCCGACACGCTGGAATCGCTGAAACAGCATCAGGCCGTAAACTGGATTAACAGCAGCAATCGCCGGATTATGCCGTGGATATTTCAGACCGCATCGGGAACAGAGGAAATACAACTGCCCGGCAAGCTGGTACTGGACAACACAGAAGCCTATACCGCCGCGGGTCTTGCCGGGCTGGGGCTTCTGCAGGGGATGACCTTCTTTTTACAGCCTTATCTCGACAGTGGCAGTCTGGTGGAAGTTTTACCAGACTATCCCGCTCCGGATCGCAAATTGTCGCTGCTTTATCCGCACCGTCACCTCTCACGCAAAGTACGCGTGTTTGCTGAATGGTTAGAACGGCTGCTTTAA
- a CDS encoding alpha/beta hydrolase: protein MKFTLLSAMLLTAMAGVTSVNAADYKKNPFTLVYDGAITENVKGKVNIHPVKYDLHGIQIAANVYTPANYDPAKKYPAVVVAHPNGGVKEQVAGLYAQRLAEHGYITITADAAYQGASGGMPRSVDKPANRIEDIHGMADYISQYPGVDTARIGLLGICGGGGYSLKAAQTDKRFKALATLSMFDSGLVRRNGYQDSQISTIQERLKQASDARAKEVTTGEVSYSGDANLTDEQIAKLPYDLYRQGYEYYWKTHAHPNSTFRYTTSSLLDLMNFDAQSNIDLINQPLLMMAGTKADSLYMTESAFKKATGTKNKQLFLIDGATHIETYWVPRYVDQAMKKLDTFFDQNI, encoded by the coding sequence ATGAAATTCACGCTGTTAAGTGCAATGTTGCTTACGGCAATGGCCGGAGTTACCTCGGTTAATGCTGCTGACTATAAAAAGAATCCATTTACCCTCGTCTACGACGGTGCCATCACCGAGAACGTCAAAGGCAAGGTCAACATTCATCCGGTGAAATACGATCTGCATGGCATCCAGATTGCCGCGAATGTCTACACGCCAGCCAACTACGACCCCGCGAAAAAATACCCTGCGGTTGTGGTTGCGCATCCGAATGGCGGCGTAAAAGAGCAGGTCGCCGGGTTATATGCCCAGCGTCTGGCCGAGCACGGATATATCACTATTACCGCAGATGCGGCTTATCAGGGGGCCAGTGGCGGCATGCCTCGTAGCGTTGATAAGCCTGCCAATCGCATTGAGGATATTCACGGTATGGCTGACTACATCAGCCAGTACCCAGGGGTTGATACCGCCCGCATCGGCTTGCTGGGCATCTGCGGCGGCGGTGGCTATTCATTAAAAGCCGCCCAGACGGATAAGCGCTTTAAAGCGCTGGCGACGCTGAGCATGTTTGACTCCGGGCTCGTGCGCCGCAATGGTTATCAGGACTCGCAGATTTCCACTATTCAGGAGCGTTTGAAACAGGCAAGTGATGCGCGCGCCAAAGAAGTCACCACCGGTGAGGTCAGCTATTCCGGAGACGCCAACCTGACAGATGAACAAATCGCGAAACTTCCGTACGATTTGTACCGTCAGGGTTACGAGTATTACTGGAAAACGCATGCTCACCCGAACTCAACGTTCCGCTACACCACAAGCAGCCTGCTTGATTTGATGAACTTTGATGCGCAAAGCAATATTGATCTCATCAATCAGCCGCTGCTAATGATGGCCGGTACTAAAGCTGACTCGCTTTACATGACCGAAAGCGCATTCAAAAAGGCCACCGGTACGAAGAATAAACAACTGTTCCTGATTGATGGCGCAACGCATATCGAAACCTACTGGGTACCTCGTTACGTTGATCAGGCGATGAAAAAATTAGATACATTCTTCGATCAAAATATTTAA